From Thermodesulfobium sp. 4217-1:
AGAAGGCTTAGGGGATGTAAATGTTGATGAATTTTTTAACTTTCTCGAAAAAAGAAATAATAAGATAGACGGGGTGGTTATCTCTGGCGGAGAGCCACTCCTTCACAGTAAGGAATTGGAAGGCTTTATCGAAAAAGTTAGGGAAATGGGTTTTTTGATTAAAATCGATACAAACGGCTCATTTCCAGAGAAGGTTTTCGATTGGGACAGAAGAGGCCTGGTGGATCTGTGGGCTGTCGACTACAAGCTGCCCTTTGAGAAATACGATCTGGTTGGAGGCGATGGTGAAAAATCAAGGGTAACCATTCGTTATCTATTAGAAAAAAATACTCCTTCATCGTATGAGCTTCGTACTACGATTTTCCCAAAATTTCACGATATTGAGGTCTTAACGAAGATGCTGTTTGAGATTGAGGGGGCCACTCTGTGGTAC
This genomic window contains:
- a CDS encoding anaerobic ribonucleoside-triphosphate reductase activating protein; translated protein: MFKGWIKLSFIDYPDKLSTVLFTEGCNFRCPYCHNFELVLPYFKSEEGLGDVNVDEFFNFLEKRNNKIDGVVISGGEPLLHSKELEGFIEKVREMGFLIKIDTNGSFPEKVFDWDRRGLVDLWAVDYKLPFEKYDLVGGDGEKSRVTIRYLLEKNTPSSYELRTTIFPKFHDIEVLTKMLFEIEGATLWYWQNFRNDRTLDESASLVQPYNRDVLNDWQNRLDIFKKVGKIIIR